In a genomic window of Desulfomonilia bacterium:
- a CDS encoding amino acid adenylation domain-containing protein: MVQKKAEKKVEDIYPLSPMQQGMLFYALLEPDSPIYSERFTYTIEGDLNVDAFLKAWQHLGNVHPLFRTVFRWEGVNEPVQIVLKDRSPEIELHDFSGMSGEEEKHNIKNFLSTESKRRFDLANGPLVRLHLFILKNQRFFFSWSFHHILTDGWCIPLILSDLFVTYLSILENKPLPSIKRPQYRNYIAWLKKQDKTKAEKYWKKILGSFEAPTPLPQDFHPKERGISNVGKKSLILDEKLTAALNETARKQRITLSTLVQTAWSILLGRYSRQEDVVFGVTLSGRPADLPGSDEMIGLFINTLPVRANFENGITIEELMTDLQSQALKIEEFGYSFLPEVKACSAVPGKANLFNNLFIFENYPVNMGEMTGDSTIRITDSTIEEMTHYDLTLVITPGKKLDINLGYALDLFAPETIDRMLSHLKIILEQITIDIKQPASTVDIMSPQEKEMVLFGFNSTASEYSRDATIVDVFEARVQKNPDSTAVVFRENSLSFEELNIRANKLARALISNGVKPGALVGMMVGDPLETILSILGILKAGGAYMPIDPDFPEARIDFMLDDSCTPVVISREEFADKVPLSQKVLYLDRDWHEIEKQDPSNPGIKISAEDIAYSIYTSGSTGKPKGTLIPHRGVINLVHGLVKILYSYYEGHLRVAQLASFSFDASVQQIFASLLLGHTLYPIPGSIKKDLGQLIPYILKNEIEVIDGTPSLWELLVGSGIMDEPELKLRHVIIGGEALPVDLVRRYHDGVYGKSTRWTNVYGVTESSVDSTSYLVDIDALKNRISVPIGAPIVNTWIYILDGNRNPVPVGVPGELYIGGDGLAKGYLNNPERTEQNFVPDPFRDGELMYRTGDLGKWLLDGNIDFLGRIDFQIKIRGFRIELGEIESAMSSYPGIEDCVVVDRIDAAGDRYLIGFYVASNEISIPDLRNSLAGALPDYMVPGRFMRLDALPLNTSGKVDRNSLPEPEDSFNASETEYVAPRNDTEKALALIWQDVLAIDKVGVKDNFFDIGGHSLKATKVVSRIKKDMNIELPLRAIFEDPTIEGLGRAISSMQGQKLGEIPKLPHKDAYELSHAQKRLWFLEQMTPGSSTYNIPMALMIEGEIQTDLMEKALNSVALRHETLRTSFSSVDGEPVQIIEPSIHVDLNLTDMTDKTEEQISLAVINEISGSFDLAATPLFRACLYKLGENKHLFVFTIHHIISDGWSTEVLLKELIGTYMSLMTETKAALPDLKVQYKDYASWQNRLIEEGMLKGQEEYWVKKLAAPLPVLDLPTDRPRPPLQTYNGAVYKFEFDGDVAKQLNSFAKKQGATMFMTILSAFTVLINRLSNQEDIIIGTPIAGRNHPDLEPLIGFFVNTLALRVDVSDNPSFTELVKRVKSVCIEAYANQDYPFDGLIDVLNPVRDVSRNAIFGVMYIHQNMTDLFGMKTGLSIKPVEADLTTTKFDLTFSSVEIGERLLGYLEYNTDLFDRTTIEGFAGFIKNILAEASVKPETRVFAFDVLGEEERHKLLVEFNDTDKPYDLSRCTYQMFEEQAAKTPDRIAVTAYDGRKLTYRELNERMNQLARRLRKLGVGAETMVAVMLERSIEMEIALLGINKAGGAYVPMGTDYPEARVDYILKDTNAPVVLVQEKYASKFEGKNIIVISLDSGWDDISSEDTSNPEPVSGPENLAYVLYTSGSTGVPKGVACIHIGLTNRLIWMQEAYGLKEDDCILQKTPYTFDVSGWEFHWPIMYGARLHFLMPDGQKDPSHIMEVINEQKVTTLHFVPSMLGGFLQVVDDSNKASLASLRRVICSGEALLAEHRDTFFRYIDCELHNLYGPTEASIDVTYYELSPDDKSNIVPIGKPLANTRIYILNKHMQLVPVGVPGQIFLAGVQLARGYVNQPEKTADAFIDFNISRDNRLYKTGDLGAWMHDGNIEYLGRIDHQVKIRGNRVELGEVESALCRFSGVRECVVVDKTDPSGSKYLVGYYASDNELPVDELRRFLHDFLPEYMIPTRFICMPGLPLNANGKVDRKQLPEIESVRPEMANEYVAPSTDVEKLLAQVWKEVLGVERVGINDNFFDLGGHSLLIMKVIAKVKMSLPLTVQDFFDNQTISGLAKCVEEKALAARKTSSQKELIEEKFDGFKVDIPVSGKTEEMKSILMTGASGYLGSHLLRDLLNDTDADIICLLPGKNVDDARKMLFEAIDFYFRDEGLDTSRLKIFASDIGIDGLGLDGDALELIKNTDTVIHVAADVRHFGDYKHFRNINVLGTKRVLSLAETGKAKRFHHVSTLSVAGDFVPGFSKVVFKETDYDRGQELGNVYAKSKFEAEGVVREAMARGVKCTIYRIGNLVGESRSGLFQKNIDGSSFYGLLKSIIETGVIPDGDGGMFDFTPVDCCSKAIATLARIPETSGRCLHLFNPDLISLKGLVEIMNSNGYHIRIVNVEEYALALGTAQAEKGSKAIEGLLPYLEAKSVTQYVLDNSYSRHFLDGLGFSWPEVDEAFIGKLLGYCAKVGFIGKPQVGK, encoded by the coding sequence ATGGTCCAGAAAAAAGCAGAAAAAAAAGTAGAGGACATCTATCCGCTTTCACCTATGCAACAGGGTATGCTTTTTTATGCCCTTCTGGAACCGGACTCTCCTATATATTCCGAACGCTTTACCTATACAATTGAGGGAGACCTCAATGTCGATGCTTTTTTAAAGGCCTGGCAGCACCTCGGTAATGTCCATCCTCTGTTTCGTACGGTATTCAGGTGGGAAGGAGTCAACGAGCCGGTACAGATAGTGCTGAAGGACAGGTCACCTGAAATCGAGCTTCATGACTTCTCCGGAATGTCAGGAGAAGAGGAAAAGCATAACATTAAAAATTTTCTTTCAACAGAAAGCAAACGCAGATTCGATCTGGCAAACGGTCCGCTGGTAAGGCTTCATTTGTTTATTCTCAAAAATCAGAGATTCTTCTTTTCATGGTCCTTCCACCATATACTGACAGACGGTTGGTGCATTCCTCTGATCCTCTCCGACCTATTCGTGACATATCTGTCCATTCTTGAGAACAAGCCCCTTCCATCCATAAAGAGGCCTCAATACAGGAATTACATTGCATGGCTAAAAAAGCAGGACAAAACAAAGGCCGAGAAATACTGGAAAAAAATTCTCGGCAGCTTCGAGGCGCCGACTCCGCTGCCTCAGGATTTTCATCCGAAGGAGCGCGGAATTTCGAATGTAGGAAAGAAGAGTCTTATCCTGGATGAAAAGTTGACTGCGGCGCTGAATGAAACCGCACGGAAACAGCGAATCACTCTGAGTACCCTTGTGCAAACGGCATGGTCGATACTTCTCGGCCGTTACAGCAGACAGGAGGATGTGGTCTTCGGTGTTACTTTATCTGGAAGGCCGGCCGACCTGCCGGGCTCAGACGAAATGATAGGCCTGTTCATCAACACGCTCCCCGTTCGTGCGAACTTTGAGAATGGTATTACAATAGAAGAGCTGATGACTGACCTTCAATCGCAGGCTCTCAAAATAGAGGAATTCGGCTATTCATTCCTGCCCGAGGTAAAGGCCTGTAGTGCCGTGCCTGGAAAGGCCAACCTCTTCAACAACCTCTTCATCTTCGAGAATTACCCTGTGAACATGGGAGAAATGACCGGGGATTCCACAATACGCATTACTGACTCAACGATTGAGGAAATGACGCATTATGACCTTACACTAGTGATTACACCCGGGAAGAAGCTTGATATAAACCTCGGATATGCGCTTGATCTCTTTGCACCTGAAACCATCGATCGCATGCTGTCCCATTTGAAAATAATTCTCGAACAGATAACGATAGACATAAAGCAGCCGGCTTCAACAGTTGACATAATGAGCCCGCAGGAAAAAGAAATGGTCTTGTTCGGGTTTAATTCAACTGCTAGCGAATATTCAAGAGATGCAACAATTGTAGATGTATTTGAAGCCCGGGTGCAGAAGAATCCGGACAGTACAGCTGTTGTTTTCAGAGAGAATTCACTGAGTTTCGAAGAACTGAATATCAGGGCCAACAAACTTGCACGTGCACTCATCTCAAACGGAGTCAAACCGGGAGCACTGGTGGGCATGATGGTAGGCGACCCGCTTGAGACCATACTTTCAATTCTGGGCATATTGAAGGCCGGCGGCGCTTATATGCCGATCGATCCTGACTTTCCTGAAGCACGCATAGATTTCATGCTGGATGACAGCTGTACTCCAGTTGTAATCAGCAGGGAGGAGTTTGCCGACAAGGTTCCCCTCTCTCAAAAGGTGCTGTACCTTGACAGAGACTGGCATGAGATAGAGAAGCAGGACCCTTCCAATCCGGGGATTAAAATCAGTGCAGAAGATATTGCCTATTCAATCTACACGTCGGGCTCCACAGGAAAACCCAAGGGTACGCTTATACCGCACCGCGGGGTAATAAATCTTGTTCATGGTCTTGTAAAGATACTCTATTCCTATTATGAAGGGCATCTGAGGGTTGCGCAGCTGGCTTCATTCAGTTTCGACGCCTCGGTTCAGCAGATATTCGCATCGCTCCTCCTGGGTCATACACTTTATCCCATTCCAGGGAGCATAAAAAAGGACCTGGGACAGCTGATCCCTTACATCCTGAAAAATGAAATCGAGGTAATAGACGGGACGCCTTCGTTGTGGGAACTCCTAGTTGGCAGCGGCATCATGGATGAACCCGAATTGAAACTCAGGCATGTGATCATAGGCGGGGAAGCCCTGCCGGTAGATCTTGTCCGGAGATATCATGACGGGGTTTACGGGAAATCCACAAGATGGACAAATGTTTACGGAGTCACTGAATCGAGCGTCGATTCCACATCGTATCTTGTTGATATCGATGCGCTTAAGAACAGAATATCTGTGCCGATCGGGGCACCCATTGTAAATACATGGATATACATACTTGACGGCAACAGGAATCCTGTGCCTGTAGGTGTACCCGGAGAGCTTTATATAGGCGGTGACGGTCTTGCAAAGGGTTATCTCAACAATCCCGAACGGACGGAACAGAACTTCGTCCCCGATCCCTTCCGTGATGGCGAGCTTATGTACAGGACAGGCGACCTTGGCAAATGGCTTCTGGACGGGAACATAGATTTTCTGGGGCGTATAGATTTCCAGATCAAAATAAGGGGATTCAGAATAGAGCTGGGTGAAATAGAATCCGCAATGTCGTCATATCCCGGTATTGAAGATTGTGTGGTTGTCGACAGAATCGATGCGGCCGGAGACAGGTATCTTATAGGGTTCTATGTGGCCAGCAATGAGATATCAATACCGGACCTGCGCAACAGTCTGGCCGGGGCCCTGCCTGACTATATGGTTCCGGGCAGGTTCATGAGACTTGATGCCCTGCCGCTCAACACAAGCGGCAAGGTGGACAGGAACTCGCTGCCCGAGCCTGAAGACAGCTTCAACGCAAGTGAAACCGAATATGTAGCTCCAAGAAATGATACGGAAAAGGCCCTGGCGCTTATATGGCAGGATGTCCTGGCAATCGATAAGGTGGGAGTGAAAGACAACTTCTTCGATATAGGAGGCCATTCCCTCAAAGCTACGAAGGTCGTTTCCCGTATCAAAAAGGATATGAATATCGAACTGCCGCTGAGGGCCATTTTCGAAGACCCCACAATTGAAGGCCTTGGCAGAGCCATCTCTTCAATGCAGGGGCAGAAGCTGGGCGAGATACCGAAACTGCCGCATAAGGACGCATACGAGCTCTCTCATGCGCAGAAAAGGCTCTGGTTCCTCGAGCAGATGACCCCTGGGTCTTCAACATATAATATCCCCATGGCGCTTATGATAGAAGGGGAGATACAGACAGACCTGATGGAAAAGGCCCTTAACAGTGTAGCACTGCGCCATGAAACACTCAGGACATCATTTTCAAGTGTGGACGGTGAACCTGTTCAAATTATCGAACCTTCGATTCACGTTGATCTTAATTTGACTGACATGACTGATAAAACCGAAGAACAGATTTCCCTGGCAGTCATAAATGAAATTTCCGGTTCATTCGACCTGGCTGCAACGCCGCTCTTCAGGGCGTGTCTTTATAAGCTTGGGGAAAACAAACACCTCTTCGTGTTTACTATTCATCATATCATTTCAGACGGATGGTCAACCGAGGTGCTCCTTAAGGAACTGATCGGGACATATATGTCGCTTATGACCGAGACCAAAGCGGCGCTCCCTGACCTCAAAGTTCAATATAAGGATTATGCATCATGGCAGAACAGACTGATTGAAGAAGGCATGCTCAAGGGTCAGGAGGAATACTGGGTCAAGAAACTTGCAGCTCCTCTCCCGGTGCTCGACCTGCCGACAGACAGACCCAGGCCTCCATTACAGACTTATAATGGAGCGGTTTACAAATTTGAATTCGACGGGGATGTTGCTAAACAATTGAACTCCTTTGCAAAGAAGCAGGGAGCCACAATGTTCATGACCATCCTTAGCGCTTTCACTGTCCTAATCAACAGGCTCAGTAATCAGGAGGATATTATAATAGGAACGCCCATTGCCGGCCGCAATCATCCCGATCTCGAACCTCTGATAGGGTTCTTTGTCAATACTCTTGCATTACGGGTTGATGTGAGCGACAACCCGAGCTTTACTGAGCTTGTAAAAAGGGTGAAATCCGTCTGCATTGAGGCATATGCGAATCAGGACTACCCGTTTGACGGCTTGATAGATGTCCTGAACCCGGTCAGGGATGTAAGCAGAAATGCTATATTCGGCGTAATGTACATACACCAGAACATGACCGATCTTTTCGGTATGAAGACGGGTCTTTCAATCAAACCGGTCGAAGCAGACCTGACTACCACCAAATTTGATCTGACGTTTTCATCAGTTGAGATTGGTGAGCGTCTGCTGGGATATCTTGAATACAATACCGACCTGTTCGACAGGACTACAATCGAGGGCTTTGCAGGGTTTATCAAAAATATCCTTGCAGAGGCGTCTGTGAAGCCTGAAACCAGGGTTTTTGCTTTCGATGTGCTGGGCGAAGAAGAAAGGCATAAGCTTCTGGTTGAATTCAATGATACGGACAAACCCTATGACCTAAGCAGATGTACATACCAGATGTTCGAGGAGCAAGCGGCAAAGACTCCTGACAGGATTGCCGTTACCGCTTATGACGGGCGGAAACTTACTTACCGCGAATTGAACGAAAGGATGAACCAGCTCGCAAGACGGCTTAGAAAGCTAGGTGTAGGCGCAGAGACAATGGTTGCGGTAATGCTTGAGCGTTCGATTGAAATGGAGATCGCTCTTCTTGGCATAAACAAGGCGGGCGGAGCATATGTGCCTATGGGGACGGACTATCCCGAGGCGCGTGTGGATTATATCCTTAAAGATACAAATGCACCGGTGGTTCTGGTACAGGAAAAATATGCGTCGAAGTTCGAAGGCAAGAATATTATCGTGATTTCTCTGGACAGCGGATGGGATGATATTTCATCTGAAGACACCTCAAACCCCGAACCAGTCAGCGGTCCCGAGAACCTGGCCTATGTCCTGTATACTTCAGGTTCCACCGGCGTGCCCAAAGGCGTAGCGTGCATACACATAGGACTTACCAACAGGCTGATATGGATGCAGGAAGCCTACGGACTCAAAGAGGACGACTGCATACTGCAGAAGACGCCATACACTTTCGACGTCTCGGGCTGGGAATTTCACTGGCCGATAATGTACGGAGCGCGTCTGCACTTCCTGATGCCCGACGGACAAAAGGACCCCTCGCACATCATGGAAGTAATTAACGAGCAGAAGGTAACGACTCTTCATTTCGTTCCTTCCATGCTGGGCGGATTTCTACAGGTTGTCGATGATTCCAATAAGGCCAGTCTGGCATCGTTGAGGCGTGTAATCTGTTCAGGCGAGGCCCTTCTTGCAGAGCACCGCGATACGTTCTTCCGTTATATCGACTGCGAACTGCACAACCTTTATGGTCCGACTGAGGCCTCGATAGACGTGACGTATTACGAATTGAGTCCCGATGACAAATCAAACATCGTCCCCATTGGCAAGCCTCTTGCCAATACGAGGATATACATACTCAACAAGCATATGCAGCTTGTCCCTGTAGGCGTGCCCGGCCAGATATTCCTTGCAGGTGTACAGCTCGCTAGAGGCTATGTGAATCAGCCTGAAAAGACAGCGGACGCATTCATCGATTTCAATATTTCCAGGGATAACCGGTTGTACAAAACCGGAGATCTCGGTGCATGGATGCATGACGGGAATATAGAATACCTTGGCCGTATAGACCATCAGGTAAAGATACGTGGTAACCGGGTTGAACTGGGAGAGGTCGAATCCGCTCTGTGCAGGTTCAGCGGGGTCCGTGAATGCGTTGTGGTTGACAAGACTGACCCGTCGGGAAGCAAATATCTTGTGGGCTATTATGCCTCCGATAATGAACTGCCTGTTGATGAACTTCGCAGATTCCTGCATGATTTCCTGCCCGAATATATGATTCCGACGCGCTTCATATGCATGCCGGGCCTACCCCTTAATGCGAACGGCAAGGTGGACAGAAAGCAGCTGCCCGAAATCGAAAGCGTGCGGCCTGAGATGGCCAATGAGTATGTGGCCCCATCCACCGATGTCGAAAAGCTGCTGGCACAAGTCTGGAAGGAAGTTCTGGGAGTGGAAAGAGTGGGAATCAACGACAATTTCTTCGACCTGGGAGGCCATTCACTGCTTATCATGAAGGTAATCGCCAAGGTAAAGATGTCGTTGCCTTTAACCGTTCAGGACTTTTTCGATAACCAGACAATTTCAGGCCTTGCTAAATGCGTTGAGGAGAAGGCGCTTGCCGCACGAAAGACATCGTCTCAAAAAGAATTGATTGAAGAGAAATTCGATGGCTTCAAGGTGGACATACCCGTCTCGGGAAAAACCGAAGAAATGAAGTCGATTCTTATGACCGGTGCAAGCGGCTATCTTGGTTCCCATCTCTTGAGAGACCTGCTGAATGATACTGATGCGGATATCATATGCCTTCTTCCGGGGAAGAATGTTGATGATGCAAGGAAGATGCTTTTTGAAGCAATCGATTTCTATTTCAGGGATGAAGGGCTTGATACCTCGCGTCTGAAAATTTTTGCAAGCGATATCGGCATTGACGGGTTAGGTCTGGACGGTGATGCCCTTGAACTCATAAAGAATACGGACACCGTAATTCATGTGGCGGCTGATGTAAGGCATTTTGGTGATTACAAGCATTTCAGGAATATCAATGTTCTCGGCACCAAACGTGTGCTCTCTCTCGCTGAAACCGGAAAGGCCAAACGTTTCCATCATGTTTCAACACTCAGTGTTGCTGGAGATTTTGTTCCAGGCTTTTCCAAGGTGGTATTCAAGGAGACCGATTATGACCGAGGACAGGAGCTCGGGAATGTATATGCGAAAAGCAAATTCGAAGCCGAAGGTGTTGTCCGTGAAGCAATGGCCAGGGGTGTCAAGTGCACCATATACCGTATCGGCAACCTTGTCGGAGAATCCCGATCAGGCCTTTTCCAGAAAAACATAGACGGAAGTTCCTTTTACGGACTGCTCAAATCGATTATCGAAACAGGGGTGATACCTGACGGCGACGGTGGAATGTTCGACTTTACACCCGTCGACTGCTGCAGCAAGGCGATAGCAACCCTGGCTCGCATTCCCGAAACATCAGGCCGGTGTCTGCACCTCTTTAATCCCGACTTGATTTCACTGAAGGGACTTGTTGAAATCATGAATTCAAACGGTTACCACATAAGAATAGTCAATGTCGAAGAATATGCACTGGCTCTAGGAACAGCCCAGGCCGAAAAGGGCAGCAAGGCTATAGAAGGACTGCTGCCGTATCTGGAGGCAAAATCCGTGACACAATATGTTCTCGACAACAGCTATTCAAGACATTTCCTTGACGGCCTGGGTTTTTCATGGCCTGAAGTTGATGAGGCCTTTATAGGAAAGCTTCTTGGCTACTGCGCAAAGGTCGGATTTATAGGGAAGCCGCAGGTCGGTAAATAA
- a CDS encoding Ig-like domain-containing protein encodes MKKSIILALLVLFISLSACGGGGGGGGNSSSPEPEVTNIQAVDLSVSTTEGDAIEFTMNALDTDISVLSCNIENYPSHGTLKQISGATWKYTPNEDFSGIDKLVYTLSKGTIKSNPATVTITVDTVGKIIYVTTSGSTENSGSSWSDALKHPQDAMNKATSGDQIWVAEGTYYAIDSSKPEIPVLALKEGVRIYGGFKGTETYRSERNVSTNVTILDGQENIYHVVKGIQSSRIDGFTIQNGDATVDNTIIIKEEETGGGMLNNNCSDSLIISNCCFLNNNAKGYGGGMTNQGGSSPRIINCRFTDNNAYYGGGIFNSESSAQITNCLFEGNNAYYGGAIRNSHSSPSVINCTISGNNALLGGALYNLSSTATARNCIIWGDTDTEIFKDNYSTIITSYSCIQGGAGGTGNISKNPQFVATGSRDKISKKWIPGDYRLQANSPCIDAADGDSAPALDLNGQARLDILSIANTGTGLITYADMGVYEYAP; translated from the coding sequence ATGAAAAAATCAATTATCCTGGCACTCCTTGTTTTGTTTATATCCCTCTCCGCCTGCGGTGGAGGCGGCGGGGGCGGCGGCAATTCAAGCTCACCAGAGCCCGAGGTAACAAATATTCAGGCGGTTGATTTATCCGTAAGCACGACAGAAGGTGATGCCATAGAATTTACAATGAATGCCCTTGATACGGACATATCTGTCTTATCATGCAATATCGAAAATTATCCTTCCCATGGGACACTAAAGCAGATAAGCGGTGCAACCTGGAAATATACCCCGAATGAAGATTTTTCAGGAATCGACAAACTGGTTTATACTCTCAGCAAAGGCACAATCAAAAGCAACCCTGCAACAGTGACGATAACAGTCGATACAGTTGGAAAAATCATCTATGTCACCACTTCAGGTTCAACAGAAAATAGCGGGTCGAGCTGGTCTGATGCATTGAAGCATCCCCAGGACGCCATGAACAAGGCAACATCAGGTGATCAGATATGGGTCGCAGAAGGTACATACTATGCCATTGACAGCAGTAAACCCGAAATACCCGTCCTTGCCCTGAAGGAAGGAGTCAGGATTTACGGGGGTTTTAAAGGGACTGAAACATACCGTTCGGAAAGAAATGTTTCAACAAACGTAACGATTCTCGACGGTCAGGAAAATATATATCATGTAGTTAAAGGTATACAGTCCTCCAGGATAGACGGATTCACGATTCAAAACGGTGACGCAACTGTTGACAACACCATCATTATCAAGGAGGAGGAAACAGGCGGTGGAATGCTCAACAATAACTGCAGTGACAGCCTTATCATTTCAAACTGCTGTTTCTTAAACAACAATGCAAAGGGCTATGGCGGTGGTATGACTAACCAGGGAGGAAGTTCACCCAGAATCATAAATTGCCGCTTCACTGATAACAATGCCTATTATGGAGGTGGTATCTTTAACTCTGAGAGTTCAGCTCAAATTACCAATTGTCTTTTCGAGGGCAATAACGCATATTATGGAGGGGCCATACGGAACAGCCACTCATCGCCGTCTGTCATAAATTGTACAATTAGCGGTAATAACGCCTTGCTGGGAGGCGCACTTTATAATCTTTCAAGCACTGCAACTGCTAGGAACTGCATAATATGGGGTGATACGGACACCGAGATATTCAAGGACAATTATTCAACAATTATAACAAGCTACTCCTGCATCCAGGGTGGAGCAGGCGGGACAGGAAATATATCGAAGAATCCTCAATTCGTTGCAACAGGTTCGAGGGACAAAATCAGCAAGAAATGGATCCCAGGAGATTACAGGCTTCAGGCAAACTCACCATGCATTGACGCCGCCGACGGGGATTCCGCCCCCGCCCTTGATCTAAACGGGCAGGCCCGGCTGGATATCCTTTCTATTGCAAATACGGGAACCGGTCTTATTACTTACGCTGACATGGGTGTTTACGAGTACGCACCTTAA
- a CDS encoding SDR family NAD(P)-dependent oxidoreductase gives MKIGIVTGAASGMGREFACQVVNAYPMDEIWLIDREENGLEETAKLIGNIKAVTIALDLSREDDLKRLRDKIVNAAPEITVLNNNAGFSYICPFMEASLPRTMNMIDVNVKAVVAIAHMCVPFMKKGSVIFQVASLNAFLPAPNGAAYSGTKAFVLAFSQALYQELKSKGIHVMSISPGPVRTNFMKTASDGNLPDLKNALEAKDVVRAAINDAKAGKLNSTFGFVNRLNIFLTRILSRKTLLGMS, from the coding sequence ATGAAGATAGGAATAGTCACAGGGGCCGCATCCGGAATGGGCAGAGAGTTTGCCTGCCAGGTTGTGAATGCATATCCGATGGATGAAATTTGGCTGATAGACAGGGAGGAAAATGGGCTTGAAGAAACCGCAAAACTGATAGGGAATATAAAGGCCGTCACAATAGCCCTTGACCTTTCGAGAGAGGATGACCTGAAAAGACTAAGAGACAAGATAGTCAATGCAGCGCCCGAGATAACGGTGCTGAACAATAACGCCGGTTTCAGTTATATATGCCCGTTTATGGAGGCATCCCTTCCCAGGACGATGAATATGATAGATGTTAATGTCAAAGCAGTCGTGGCCATTGCTCATATGTGCGTGCCTTTTATGAAAAAAGGCTCCGTCATATTTCAGGTGGCGTCGTTGAACGCATTTCTTCCCGCTCCGAACGGGGCTGCATATTCGGGAACCAAGGCGTTTGTGCTGGCTTTCTCCCAGGCCCTTTACCAGGAGCTTAAGAGCAAGGGCATTCATGTAATGAGCATTTCACCGGGGCCTGTCAGGACGAATTTCATGAAGACGGCTTCCGATGGGAATCTTCCGGACTTGAAGAATGCGCTTGAAGCCAAAGATGTGGTTCGTGCCGCGATTAATGATGCAAAGGCCGGCAAACTCAACTCGACATTCGGTTTTGTCAACCGCCTGAATATTTTTCTGACGCGCATATTAAGCAGGAAAACACTTCTGGGAATGTCTTAA
- a CDS encoding alpha/beta fold hydrolase — protein sequence MANEWIKLSSGEDAIRLFCFPFSGGTAQVYRPLARLLPNGICVFAYELPGRGRRFNDPAFENISDMVSDAMKALMPLLSNPNFAFFGYSLGGLLAYEAAHELSRKGVNLPRHIFVAASRAPHLSRREDETSYYDLPDEKFISKLKEMGGTPQEVLENQEILELMLPVIRKDFKAYETYKNTNDKPLNCPITAFGGEFDRLVLPSDVQEWSKHTAKLFLKHMYEGDHFFIQTYAEKMAGAITRALAMQRPW from the coding sequence TTGGCGAATGAATGGATAAAACTTTCTAGCGGCGAGGATGCGATAAGGCTATTCTGTTTCCCGTTTTCCGGCGGCACTGCACAGGTATACAGACCTCTGGCAAGACTCCTGCCTAACGGCATCTGCGTATTTGCATATGAGCTTCCCGGACGGGGCAGACGTTTTAACGACCCGGCTTTTGAAAATATATCCGATATGGTCAGTGATGCCATGAAGGCATTGATGCCTTTACTCTCGAATCCGAACTTTGCCTTTTTCGGATATTCTCTGGGGGGTCTTCTTGCATATGAAGCGGCACATGAACTGAGCAGAAAGGGAGTCAACCTGCCCAGGCATATTTTCGTGGCTGCATCGAGGGCCCCTCATCTGTCCCGCAGGGAAGATGAAACCTCCTATTATGATCTTCCCGATGAGAAGTTCATAAGCAAACTGAAGGAAATGGGAGGAACCCCGCAGGAGGTTCTGGAAAATCAGGAAATACTCGAGCTCATGCTTCCGGTCATCAGGAAGGACTTTAAGGCTTATGAGACTTATAAGAACACAAATGATAAGCCGCTTAACTGCCCGATAACGGCATTCGGGGGGGAATTTGACAGGCTTGTGCTTCCCTCGGATGTCCAGGAGTGGTCGAAGCACACCGCGAAGCTGTTCCTGAAACATATGTATGAAGGGGACCATTTCTTCATTCAGACTTATGCGGAGAAGATGGCAGGCGCTATCACCAGGGCCCTTGCCATGCAAAGGCCATGGTAA